The proteins below come from a single Juglans regia cultivar Chandler chromosome 12, Walnut 2.0, whole genome shotgun sequence genomic window:
- the LOC109001394 gene encoding protein LHY-like → MDTYSSGEELIIKTRKPYTITKQRERWTEEEHNRFLEALKLYGRAWQRLEEHIGTKTAVQIRSHAQKFFSKLEKEALIKGVPIGQALDIEIPPPRPKRKPTNPYPRKKSISVPASLVGAKDGKLLTSVSSLHFKQALDLEKEPPPENGSEKPKNAKDNQDDNCSVLFLHKEAQQSSVSSANKSSVSTPVVLRNSCMLREFIPSIKGAITQDETNESFVTIEHKENQKSDKADAKLVQGTSTSKGSKLEKSNVPHEKSVQGEKTDDMSCALPIEEMQTTQNYPRHVSVHILDGSLGTCTQTPSSDMSFQESIFHPIGEVRGHPNLFTNPASTASSEHQNNIPRSSVQQSFPALPPPFTPIFHNQDDYQSFHLSSTFSSLIVSALLQNPAAHAAATFAATVWPYANVETSADSPLGNPGGFPLRQMGSTPSMAAIAANTVAAATAWWAAHGLLPICAPLHTAYACVPPSTASVSPMDDRPPAAKIDREENTLQNPPMQQLEPEYSETVKAHNSASKSPTLSSESVESGGAKLSTGSKVDDHEKVEAATELHDLNKAKNGKQVDRSSCGSNTTSGSEVETDALEKHEKAKLEKHEKGMEEPTEPDENSLAAEISNRRSRIVTNVVDSWKEVSKEGRLAFQALFSRELLPQSFSPPHDEENKEHQKDNIKEDKQNNTDEENGNASLLDLNSRTCGSCSNHHGNSKFEGSNNGEDGLLKIGLGHGNLKTCRTGFKPYKRCSVDAKENRLTNTSIQGEEKGPKRIRLVEGAAST, encoded by the exons TTAGAGAAGGAGGCTCTCATTAAAGGTGTTCCCATAGGACAAGCTCTTGATATAGAAATTCCACCTCCACGCCCTAAGAGGAAACCAACCAATCCTTATCCACGGAAAAAAAGCATCAGTGTTCCTGCATCACTGGTGGGAGCAAAGGATGGAAAACTGTTGACATCAGTTTCGTCTTTGCATTTTAAACAAGCACTGGACTTGGAGAAAGAACCACCACCCGAG AATGGAagtgaaaaaccaaaaaatgcaaaagataaTCAGGATGACAATTGCTCAGTGCTCTTCCTTCACAAAGAAGCCCAACAATCTTCTGTTTCTTCAGCAAACAAAAGTTCTGTATCAACTCCTGTCGTACTCAGAAACTCATGTATGTTAAGGGAATTTATCCCTTCAATTAAAGGTGCAATTACACAGGATGAAACAAATGAATCCTTTGTCACCATCGAACATAAAGAAAATCAGAAGTCAGACAAAGCTGATGCCAAACTGGTTCAGGGTACTAGCACTAGTAAAGGCTCAAAGTTGGAGAAGTCGAATGTCCCACACGAGAAATCTGTTCAAGGTGAAAAAACAGATGACATGAGTTGTGCATTGCCAATAGAGGAGATGCAAACCACTCAGAACTATCCAAGGCACGTCTCTGTGCACATTCTAGATGGAAGCCTAGGAACATGTACTCAAACTCCTTCCTCAGATATGTCATTCCAGGAGTCCATATTTCACCCAATAGGAGAGGTTCGTGGTCACCCTAACCTGTTCACAAACCCAGCTTCAACTGCCAGTTCTGAACACCAAAATAACATTCCCAGATCTTCTGTTCAACAATCATTTCCAGCTTTACCTCCTCCCTTTACGCCAATTTTCCATAACCAGGATGACTACCAATCATTTCACCTTTCCTCTACATTTTCAAGTCTTATTGTCTCTGCTTTGCTGCAAAATCCTGCAGCTCATGCCGCAGCAACTTTTGCAGCTACTGTTTGGCCCTATGCAAATGTGGAGACTTCTGCAGATTCTCCACTCGGCAACCCAGGAGGCTTCCCATTGAGACAAATGGGATCTACTCCAAGTATGGCAGCTATTGCGGCTAATACTGTAGCTGCTGCAACTGCATGGTGGGCAGCCCATGGACTACTTCCTATATGTGCTCCTCTTCATACTGCTTATGCTTGTGTTCCCCCATCCACTGCTTCTGTTTCACCTATGGATGATCGACCCCCAGCAGCCAAGATAGACAGAGAAGAGAATACTCTTCAAAATCCTCCCATGCAACAACTGGAGCCGGAATATTCAGAAACCGTGAAGGCTCATAATTCAGCTTCAAAATCACCTACTCTGTCATCAGAATCTGTGGAGAGTGGAGGTGCAAAGCTAAGCACGGGATCAAAAGTTGATGATCATGAGAAGGTTGAAGCAGCTACTGAGCTCCATGATTTAAACAAAGCAAAAAACGGAAAGCAGGTAGACCGATCCTCTTGTGGTTCCAACACAACTTCTGGCAGTGAGGTAGAGACTGATGCATTGGAGAAGCATGAGAAAGCAAAGTTAGAGAAGCATGAGAAAGGAATGGAAGAGCCAACAGAACCTGATGAGAACTCTCTAGCTGCTGAGATCAGTAATCGCCGCAGCAGAATTGTCACCAATGTGGTTGATTCGTGGAAGGAGGTCTCCAAAGAG ggGCGGCTGGCCTTTCAAGCACTCTTCTCTAGAGAGTTGTTGCCACAAAGTTTTTCGCCTCCACACGACGAAGAGAACAAGGAACATCAGAAGGACAATATCAAAGAAGACAAGCAAAATAATACAGATGAGGAAAATGGAAATGCATCTCTGTTAGACCTCAACAGCAGAACATGTGGGTCTTGTTCAAACCATCACGGAAACTCGAAGTTTGAAGGCAGCAACAATGGAGAGGATGGGCTGCTAAAAATAGGACTTGGACATGGAAATCTTAAGACTTGTCGAACGGGATTTAAGCCATACAAAAGGTGTTCAGTAGATGCCAAGGAAAACAGGTTGACAAATACCAGCATCCAGGGGGAAGAGAAAGGTCCAAAGCGGATTCGCTTGGTGGAAGGGGCAGCTTCAACTTGA